A single genomic interval of Salmo trutta chromosome 13, fSalTru1.1, whole genome shotgun sequence harbors:
- the LOC115206494 gene encoding serpin H1-like: protein MWVTVVALCLLAIAASGEDKKKLSSHATTMADQSANLAFRLYLTVAKEKGLDNILISPVVVASSLGMVALGGKASTASQVKSVLSADALKDEHLHTGLSELLNEVSNPKTRNVTWKISNRLYGPSSVSFADDFVKSSKKHYNYDHSKINLRDKRSAVNSINEWAAKSTNGKLPEITKDVQNADGAMIANAMFFKPHWDEKFHDEMVDNRGFLVTRSFTVSVPMMHRTGLYKFHDDTENMLFVLDMPLGQKQSSLVLIMPYHLEPLDRLEKLLTRKQLETWMGKMEERAVAISLPKVSVEVSHNLQKTLGELGVTEAVDKTKADLSNISGKKDLYLSNVFHASAMEWDIEGNPFDTSIFGSEKLRNPKLFYADHPFIFLVKDNKTNSILFIGRMVRPKGDKMRDEL, encoded by the exons ATGTGGGTGACCGTCGTAGCTCTGTGCCTGCTGGCCATTGCGGCCTCCGGAGAAGACAAGAAGAAGCTGAGCAGCCACGCCACCACCATGGCTGACCAGAGCGCCAACCTGGCCTTCAGACTCTACCTCACGGTGGCCAAGGAGAAGGGCCTTGACAACATCCTGATATCCCCTGTGGTGGTGGCCTCCTCCCTGGGCATGGTGGCCCTCGGGGGCAAGGCTTCCACCGCCTCCCAGGTCAAGTCTGTCCTCAGCGCTGATGCCCTGAAGGATGAGCACCTGCACACAGGCCTGTCAGAGCTCCTAAATGAGGTCAGCAACCCCAAGACCCGTAACGTCACATGGAAGATCAGCAACCGCCTCTACGGCCCCAGCTCGGTCAGCTTTGCCGATGACTTTGTGAAGAGCAGCAAGAAGCACTACAACTATGACCATTCAAAGATCAACCTCAGGGACAAGCGGAGCGCAGTGAACTCCATCAATGAATGGGCGGCCAAGTCGACAAACGGCAAGCTGCCTGAGATCACCAAGGATGTGCAGAATGCTGATGGAGCCATGATCGCCAACGCTATGTTCTTCAAGC CTCACTGGGATGAGAAGTTCCATGACGAGATGGTAGACAACCGTGGCTTTCTGGTGACCCGTTCATTCACAGTCTCTGTTCCCATGATGCATCGCACTG GTCTCTATAAGTTCCATGATGACACAGAGAACATGTTGTTTGTGCTGGACATGCCCCTGGGCCAGAAGCAGTCCAGCCTGGTGCTCATCATGCCCTACCACCTGGAGCCCCTGGACAGGCTGGAGAAACTGCTGACCCGCAAGCAGCTGGAAACCTGGATGGGCAAGATGGAGGAGAGGGCCGTGGCCATCTCTCTGCCCAAAGTCAGTGTAGAAGTTAGCCACAACCTCCAG AAAACTCTTGGTGAGCTTGGTGTGACTGAAGCTGTGGACAAAACCAAGGCTGATCTGTCCAACATCTCTGGCAAGAAGGACCTGTACCTCTCCAATGTGTTCCACGCCTCTGCCATGGAGTGGGACATTGAGGGAAACCCTTTCGACACCAGCATCTTCGGAAGCGAGAAACTGAGGAACCCCAAGTTATTCTACGCTGACCATCCCTTCATCTTCCTGGTGAAGGACAACAAGACCAACTCCATCCTCTTCATCGGCAGAATGGTGCGACCCAAAGGAGACAAGATGCGTGATGAGTTATAA